Part of the Sinomonas atrocyanea genome is shown below.
GGAAGGCCTTGAGGCGCGCGAGCGAGGAGTCCTTGCCGAGGATGACCATCGACTCGAAGAGCGGCGGGGAGATCCGGCGGCCGGAGATGGCCGTGCGGACCGGACCGAAGGCCAGGCGGGGCTTGATGCCCAGTCCGTCGACGAGGGCGGCGCGGAGGGCGTCCTGGATGGCCTCCGCCGTCCAGTCGGCGAGCGGCTCGAGCGCGGCGAGGGCGGCGTCGAGCACCTCGGGGAGGTTCGCCGGCATGCCCTTGAGCGCGTCGTCGGCGACCGTGATGTCGGAATCTCCGGTGAAGAGGAAGCCGAGCATCTCCGGCGCCTCGCCGAGGAGGGCGATGCGCTCCTGGACCAGGGGGGCGGCCTCGGTGAGGATCTCCTCCTGGCGCGGGGTGAGGGTCTCCCCCACGAGTCCGGCGGCGCGGAGGTAGGGCACGAGGCGGTCGCGGAAGTCGGCGGGCTCGAGCATGCGCACGTGCGTGCCGTTGATGGCCTCGGCCTTCTTCTGGTCGAACCGCGCCGGGTTGGGCAGCACGTCCGCGATGTCGAAGTGCTGCACGAGCTGGTCCACGGTGAAGATGTCCTCGTCGGCGGACAGCGACCAGCCCAGCAGCGCCAGGTAGTTCAGCAGGCCCTCGGGGATGAAGCCGCGGTCACGGTGGTGGAACAGGTTCGACTGCGGGTCGCGCTTGGAGAGCTTCTTGTTGCCCTCCCCCATGACGTAGGGCAGGTGGCCGAAGAGCGGCATGTAGCTCGCCACGCCGACCGCGTGCAGCGCGTGGTAGAGGGCGA
Proteins encoded:
- the gltX gene encoding glutamate--tRNA ligase encodes the protein MTSSPAEPLLDPASIPSVLPDTPVRVRFCPSPTGTPHVGMVRTALFNWAYARHTGGTFVFRIEDTDAQRDTEESYQQIVEALRWLGLTWDEGIDVGGPHEPYRQSHRLDLYTDVATKLKDAGFLYESFSTPDEIEARHRAAGRDPKLGYDNSDRDLTDEQKAAFRADGREPVLRFRMPDEDVVFNDLIRGEIRFKAGSVPDFVVVRADGSPLYTLVNPVDDALMGITHVLRGEDLLSSTPRQVALYHALHAVGVASYMPLFGHLPYVMGEGNKKLSKRDPQSNLFHHRDRGFIPEGLLNYLALLGWSLSADEDIFTVDQLVQHFDIADVLPNPARFDQKKAEAINGTHVRMLEPADFRDRLVPYLRAAGLVGETLTPRQEEILTEAAPLVQERIALLGEAPEMLGFLFTGDSDITVADDALKGMPANLPEVLDAALAALEPLADWTAEAIQDALRAALVDGLGIKPRLAFGPVRTAISGRRISPPLFESMVILGKDSSLARLKAFRG